From Longimicrobiaceae bacterium:
GCGCCGGGGTGCAGGCCGTCGCGGAGCCGGCGGGCGGCCTCGCCCAGGCGCGGGCCGGGGCGGTTCATCAGGTCGGCGGGGATGGTGACGACGCGCCCCTCCCGCATGGCCCGCAGCTCCCGCCACCCCGGGGCGGTGCGGAGCCGGCTCACGTCGTGCGCGCCGCCCTTCTCCCCCTGCGGCAGGACCAGGTAGTCCGGCTGGCGGCGGACGATCTCCTCCAGCGACACGTTGGGCCAGTCGGCGCTCACGTCGGCGAAGACGTTGCGCCCGCCGGCCACGCCCAGGAGCTGCGAGATGAAGGTCCCGGGCCCCGCGGTCATCGGCGGGTCGTTCCACACCAGGAAGAACACCGAGGGCTCGCTCCGCCCCGCCACCGACGCGCGCACCTCCGCCAGCTCGCCCCGCAGCGCAGTGGCCAGGGAGTCCGCGGCGCGCTCCCGCCCGGTGAGCACGCCCAGGTTCCGCATGGTCCGGAAGACGTCCGCCGTGTCGTTGACGTCCACGGTGAACACGGGGACTCCCAGCTCCTCCAGCCGGGTGCGGACCCGCGCATCGCCGCGCCGGCCCCAGCTCAGCACCAGCTCCGGGCGGAGCGCCAGCACCGCCTCCAGCGACGGGTCCATCCCTCCGCCCACGGAGGGGAGCGAGTCCAGCCCGGGGCCCTTGTCGAAGTCGGTGCGCCCCACCAGGCGGTCGCCCGCGCCGATGGCGAGCAGCGTCTCGGTGGCGCTGGGGATCAGGGAGACGACGCGGCGCGCGGGGCGGGGGAGGCGCACGGTCCGCCCCGCGTCGTCGACGACCGCGACGGCGCTGTCCGCGGGGGCGGCGGAGGAGGTGCGCGCGGCATCGTCCCCGCCGCCACAGGCGGCGAGGAGGACGGTGAGCAGGGGGAGGAGCGCTCCCCGCGCGCGGCGGATCCAGATCGCAGACGACAAAAAACCCGTCCTTCCCGGAAAACGGGGGAAGAGAACGGGTGCGAAGCGGGCGCACGGCCCGGAAGAGAGGGCACGGAGCACCGGAATCGGACCCCGCTCCCCTCCCGCGAGGGGTTTTCGTGCGGGAGCGAGGGGGCCGGTCTCCTGGCTCGAGGCAGCTTCGCTCGCCTTCCCGGGAGCCGCGCGGGCTCCCAGTGGCTTCTGAGCGGGCCGGACCGGCGCCGAAGCGCCGGGCCTCTTACAGTGGCGGGGCCGCGCCGGAGTCGCACCGGCTTCCTAAAGGCCCCCTTCGCTTATGGAGACTTCAAGGTAGCGGACGGGTGCCGGGCGGGCAAGTGCCGGTGCGGAACGACCTTTGCCTGGGGTGTCCAAGGTTCGTTCACCTCCAACTCCGAACGCGAGACCCCATGGAGCTCGACCTGTCCGCGGCCCTGGCCCAGATCCGGGAGATCGGGAGCGACGTCGTCCGCCTCCTCCCCAACCTCGCCATCGCGCTGGTGGCCTTCGCCCTCTTCTTCCTGGTGGGGCGCTGGGTACGGCGGCTGGTGCGCCGGATGAACGAGCGGCGCGGCGAGCACCACGCGCTGGGGATGGTGCTGGGGCGGCTCGCCCAGTGGGCCATGGTCCTGGTGGGGCTGCTGGTGGCCGTCACCATCCTCTTCCCCTCGTTCAAGCCGGGGGACCTGATCACCCTGCTGGGGGTGAGCGGCGTGGCCATCGGCTTCGCCTTCAAGGACATCTTCCAGAACTTCCTGGCGGGGATCCTCATCCTGCTGACGCGGCCTTTCGAGGTGGGCGACGAGATCGTGGTGGGCGACTTCGAGGGGCGGGTGGAGGAGATCCAGACCCGCGCGACGCTGATCCGCACCTACGAAGGCCGGCGGGTGGTCATCCCCAACGCAGACCTGTACACGGACAAGGTGACGGTCAACACCGCCTTCCAGGCCCGCCGCTCCCAGTACGACGTGGGGATCGGCTACGGCGACGACGTGGACCGGGCGCGCGAGGTGGTGCTCCAGGCCGTGTGCGGTATCGAGGGGGTTTTGGCCGACCCCGCGCCGGACGTGCTGGTGGTGGCGCTGGCGGACTTCTCCGTGAACCTGCGCGTCCGCTGGTGGTCGCACCCGCAGCGCGCCGACGTGCTCCAGGTGCAGGACCGTGTGCTCGCGGCGGTCAAGGACCGCCTGGTGGCGGAAGGAATCGACCTCCCCTTCCCGACCCAGCAGGTGCTCTTCCACGACCAGACGGAGGAGACGGACGGCGACCGCTCCAGGCAGCGGGAGGGATGGCCCGCCGGCCGGGGCGACGTGCCGCGCTCCGCGAAGGTGTCCGCCGCGCTGCGCGAGGTCGCGGGGCGGGCCGGCGACGTCGGGTCCGCCGACGGGGAGCCCTCGCGCGACGGGGGCGGCGCCGGGAGGCGCTGAGACCGCGGAACGCCGCTTGCGCGTCGCGCGGCGAAGGCTCCCCCTCCACGCCCACCCGGCCGCACACATGCGCATCAGGCTCACGAAGCTCTGGGAGAGCGTCAGCGCGAGCTACTGGTTCGTCCCTACCCTGATGGCCGTGCTCTCGGTCGTCCTCGCCCTCGCGATGCTGGCGGTGGACCGGGGGCTGGGGCCGGAGGTGCTCCGGGACGTGGGGTGGGTCTACACCGGCGGGGCGGACGGCGCCCGAGAGCTGCTGGCGACGGTGGCCGGCTCCATGATCACCGTGGCCGGGGTGGTGCTCTCCATCACCATCGTGGTGCTCAGCCTGGCCTCGTCGCAGCTCGGCCCGCGCATCCTGCGCAACTTCATGGGGGACCGCCCGAGCCAGGTCGTGCTCGGCACCTTCACCGCCACCTACCTGTACTCGCTGGTGGTGCTGCGGACCATCCGGGGCGACGGGGACGACTTCGACGCCTTCGTCCCCGAGGTGTCGGTCACCGTGGGCGTGCTGCTGGCCGCCGCGGCGCTGGGGGTGCTGATCTACTTCGTGCACCACGTCGCCCTCCTGATCCAGGCCCCGCACGCGGTCGCCTCGGTGGCGCGCGAGATGGACGCCACCATCGAGCGGATGTTCCCTTCCTCGCTGGGCCGGCCGGCGCCGGAGCGGGACTCCGTGCGCGACGTGCCGCCCCGCTTCGGCGACGAGGCGGCCCCTGTCTCCTCCTCCGGGACGGGGTACCTGCAGGCCGTGGACGTGGAGAAGCTGATCGACCGGGCGAGGGAGCGCGACGTGCTGGTTCGGCTCCTCCCGCGTCCGGGGCACTTCGTCTTCGAGGGCGCGGAGCTGGCGCGGGTGTGGCCCGCCGACCGGCTGGACGCCGGCCTGGCGGAGAAGATCAACGAAGCGCTGATCCTGGGGCCGGAGCGCACCCCCACGCAGGACGTGGAGTTCGCCGTGCGGCAGATGGTGGAGATCGCGGTGCGCGCCCTCTCCCCCGGCCTGAACGACCCCTTCACCGCCGTCACCTGCATCGACCAGATGGGAGCGCGCCTCCTCCGGCTGGCGCGCTGCCGCTTCCCCGACGGCTTCCGCTACGACGACGGCGGGCAGCTCCGCGTGATCACCAACCCCAATTCCTTCGAGGGGGTGATGGACGCGGCCTTCGACCAGCTGCGGCAGAACGCCGGGCGGGTCCCGGCGGTGCTGATCCGCATCCTGGAGACGCTGGCGGTGCTGGGCGCACACGCCACGGACGAGCGGGCGCGCGAGTCGATCCGCCGGCACGCCGTGATGGTGCACCGCGCCGCGCACGCCGGGGTGGAGGAGCCGTGGGACCTCCGCGACGTGGACGAGCGCTTCGACGCGGTGCTCCAGGCGCTGGAGCGGGGCGCGGAGGTGCACCCGGGGTGAGCGGTGCCAGGTTGCGCGGGGCTCCCGGGCGGGGTTAAATCCTCCCTTCATCCGTTTTCCGAACACGCGCCCTCCGATCTTTGATGCACGCACTCCGTCCGTCCGCCGCCCTGCTCGGCCTCTGCCTCACCCTCGGGGCCGCCCCGCTCCCGGCGCAGCAGCGGGCCGCGGTGCCCGCGGCGGCGCCCTCGCCCGAGCGTGTGCTGGGCTTCCGCCCCGGCGCCGACGGTCGCCTGGCCGACTGGGCGCAGATCGTGGACTACTTCGGCCGCCTGGACCGCGCCTCCGCGAAGGTGCGCCTCGACACCATCGGGCGCACGGCGCTGGGCCGCCCGATGGTGATGGCGACCATCACCTCGCCGGCCAACATGGCGCGGCTCGCGGAGATCCGCCGCAGCCAGGCGCGCCTCGCCGACCCGCGCGGCGTCCCCCAGGCGGAGATCGACCGGGTGGTCCGCACCCAGCCCGCCGTGGTCTTCATCGGGGCCTCGCTGCACGGCAACGAGATCATGGCCACACAGATGTCCATGGAGCTGGCGCACGACCTGGCCACCGACCCCGCGCTGGGACGGGCGCTGCAGGACGTGGTGGTGCTCCTGGTGCCGGGGATGAACCCGGACGGGCTGGACATCACCCGCGACTGGTGGCTGCGCACCCGCAACACCCCGGCCTCCGGCGCGGCGATGCCCTGGCTGTACCACCACTACGTGGGGCACGACAACAACCGCGACTTCTTCATGGTGACGCAGCCGGAGACGCAGGCGGTCACCCGGGTGCTGTACGAGCGCTGGTTCCCGCAGGTCGTCTTCGACGTGCACCAGATGGGGAACCGCGGCGCCCGCTTCTTCATCCCTCCCTTCGCCGACCCGCTGAACCCCAACGTGGACCCGCTGATCGTGCGGATGACCAACGTGGTGGGGACGCAGATGGCGCTGGACCTGGCCGAGGCGGGGAAGACCGGGGTGTCGCACCAGGAGACCTTCGACCTGTGGTGGCACGGCGGCGGGCGCACCGTCCCCGCGCGGCACAACACGGTGGGGATCCTTTCCGAAGCGGCCAGCGCGGACTACGGCGACCCCATCCGCCAGCACCCGGACTCGCTCCGGCAGCCGCGGACCGGCTCCATGTACCCGGAGCCCTGGGCGGGGGGCGAGTGGCGCCCGCGCGACATCGTGGAGTACGAGCTGATCGCGGCGAAGTCGCTGGTGCGGCTGATGCACCGGCAGCGCGAGGACTTCGTCCGCAACCTGGTGGCGCTGGCGCGCAAGCAGGTGCGCGCGGGCGAGGCGGGCGGCCCCTTCGCCTTCGTCGTCCCCGCCGACCAGCGCGACCCGGGCTCCGCGGCCGAGCTCCTCCAGACGCTGCGCAGGGGCGGGGTGGAGGTGCACGAGGCGCGGCTCCCCTTCCGGGCGGGCGGCGAGACGTACTCCGCGGGGACGCGGGTGGTGCTCATGGCCCAGCCCTTCCGCGCGCACGCCAAGGACCTGCTGGAGCCGCAGCGCTATCCGGAACGGCGGCGCTACCCGGGCGGCCCCCCGGAGGTGCCGTACGACGTGGCGGGGTGGACCCTGGGGATGCAGATGGGGGTGGACGTGCGCGAGGTGGCGGAGCCCTTCCCCACGCATTCGCTGGCCCGCATCGACTCGGTCCGCGTCCGCCCGGGCACCGTGATCGACCCGGGTCCGGCGTACGCGCTGGACCCGCGGATGAACAACACCCACCGCGCCGTCCACGAGGTGGTGCGGGAGGGCGGGCGCGTGGTCTTCCTGCGCGAGCCGCTGGCCGTGGGCGGGGGGCGCACCTGGCCCGCTGGGGCGCCGGTGGTTTCCGGGGTGGACGACCTTTCCTCGCGGCTGGCGCGCTGGACGGGGGAGTGGGGGGTGGACGCGGTGGGCGTCGGCGAGCCGGCCTCCGGCGCGGAGATGCGGCGGCTGCGGGTGGGACTCTACAAGCCCTGGACCGCGTCCATGGACGAGGGGTGGACGCGCTGGGTCTTCGAGCGCTGGGGAGTCCCCTTCGACACCCTGCACGACGCGCAGGTGCGCGCGGGCGGGCTGAACGACCGGTTCGACGCCATCGTGATCCCCTCGGAATCGTACCGCGACCTGATGCAGGGGCCGCGGCGCGCGCACCCGGACTACGCGGGCGGGCTGGGGCAGCCGGGCGCCGCGGCGCTGCGGCGCTTCGTGGAGGAGGGCGGGACGCTGGTGCTGCTGGACCGCGCGGTGGAGCTCGGGATCCGTGACCTGGGGATCCCGGTGCGCGACGTGAACGCCGCGCAGGATACGGCCGACGCCGCCCGGTGGTACGCGCCGGGGTCGCTGCTGCGGGTCCGGTGGGACGCCTCGCACCCGGTGGCGTGGGGGATGCCGGAGGAGTCCGCCGTCAATTACACGCGCAGCCCGGTGCTAGAGGTGGCGCCCGGCACGCCGGGGGTCACGGTGGTGGCGCGCTACCCGGAGCGCGACATCCTGCTCAGCGGGTACTCCCAGGGCGAGGAGCGGATCGCCGGGAAGGCGGCGGTGGTGGAGGCGCAGGTGGGGCGGGGGACGGTGGTGATGTTCGGGTTCCGGCCGCAGTACCGGGCCCAGGCACACGAGACGTTCAAGCCGTTCTTCAACGCGCTGTATCGCAGGTAAAACTCCCTGCGGCCCACCCATTGTCCTGGCTGGCGCAGACATCACCAGGGCCTGCGAAATGATGGCCTCGACACCTGAACCGGTGTCGAGGCCATCGCGCTGCAGGGCGCGTGGTTGTGAACTCCAGGCGACGCTCATCAACGGTACAGGTCTTCCGGTGAGAAATGGAGCACCCGCCCGGCTCTCACCTCGGCCTGCAGCTCCGGCGGCAGCTCCTCCCCGGAGAACAGCACAAAGTGTATCGTCCGCATCCCCGTCAGCTCCCGCGCGATTGAATCGGCCGGGCCTGCAGCGTCTCCAGGTCGCACGGCCGGACCATCCCCCACTTGCACTCGCCGAGCAGGAGCACTCCGTCACCCCCGGTCGCGACCACGTCGATCTCGTTCCGCGAGTCCGCGTTCCAGCACTTGCCGACGCGGAGCGGAGCGAACGGGATCCGGTTCGTCCGCCCGGCCCCGGGCGCGCCCCGCCTTCGTGTACCTGATCCCTGAGGGGCACAGACGCGCTTGTCCTGAGGGATTGTAGAAGAGTCCCCTCTGTACGGCTTAGAAAAAGACAATGCTTGACGCCATGGTCGAACGGATTACTTTGGAGACTGCCCGGAACCGATCCACAGGAAGGCAGTGATCCTTCCGCATCTGCACTCTTCCATACCGCGGGCTGCAGAGGGCTCTGCTGGCCTTTGCACCGTGATGCTGCAGACCAACCCGAAGTCCGCAAGGGCTTTGGACGCGAGATCGGCTGCGAAACACACCTCAGGAAGAGCTATGAGCGTGAAAGGGCTCGCGGACCTGACCCCCGAACAGCTCGCGCGGCTGCACTTACGACTTCGAGAGATGCGCGGACCGGAGCTTTTACCTGCCGCGATCCCGCGAAGGACCGGCACCGGCCCCGCTCCGCTCTCCTTTCCCCAGCAGCGCCTCTGGTTCCTGAACCAACTGGACCCGAGGAGCACCGCGTACAACCTCGCGTTCCCCCTGCACGTGCAGGGCCCGGTGCACGTTCCGGTGCTGGAGCGGGCAATTACCGAGCTGGTACGCCGGCATCAGGCGCTGCGCACCGTCTTCCATGAGCGCGAAGGGGACCCGGTGCAGGTGGTGCTCCCGCCGGCACCGCAGCGGGTTCCAGTGGGGGATCTGTGCGGCCTCCCGGCCACGGTGCGGAATCGCGAGATGCACCGGCTGTTCGCGAGGGAGGCGGCGCGCCCGTTCGACCTGGAGCGGGGTCCTCTGCTGCGCGTATTCCTGCTCCGCCTGGAAGAGCGGGAATGGGGGCTCGTCTTCCAGCTGCACCACATCGTCAGTGACGGCTGGTCGATGGGCGTGATGGCGCGGGAGCTTTCCGCCCTGTACGCGTCTTCGCTCGACCGGAGCGGTCCGGCCCTTCCCGAGCTTCCGCTGCAATACGCGGACTACGCCGTGTGGCAGCGGGAGCGCCTCACGCAGGAAGTCGTCGAAGCTCAACTCGCCTGGTGGCGAGAGCGACTGGCGGGCGCCCCGCCGGTACTGGAACTCCCCACCGACCGCCCCCGTTCGGCAGGCTCCGGGGGGCTCGCGGGGTTTCACCGGATCGCGTTCCCGGCGGAGCTCGGGGAGGGGCTCCGGAAGCTGGGGCGGCGCGAGGGAGCCACGCTGTTCATGGTGATCCTGGCCGGGATGCAGGCGCTCCTCTCCAGGTACTCGGGGCAGGAGGACGTGACGGTCGGCTCCCCCATTAACGGGCGGACGCGCCCCGAGCTGGAGGGGCTGATCGGCTTCTTCGTCAACACGCTCGCACTGAGAGTCGACCTCTCCGGCAATCCTTCGTTCCGGAAGCTTCTGGGACGGGTGCGGGAGGTGATGCTAGGGGCATTTGCACACCAGGACCTTCCCTTCGAACGCCTGGTGGAGGCGCTGGCACCTGAGCGGAGCCTGACGCAGACCCCGCTCTTCCAGGTGACGCTGGTGCTGCAGAACACCAGACCGGCGGAGCGGATGCGGCTGGGCGAGGCATCGCTGACCCAGGTGCAGGGCGGCGGGTCGATGGCGATGTTCGACCTCTCGCTGGCCCTGGAGGAGAGCGGCGAGGAACTCCAGGGGATGCTGACTTACCGGAAGGAGCTCTTCGACGCGGCCACGGCGGAGCGGATGCTCGAGCACCTGGTGCGGCTGCTGAAGGGGGCGGTGACCGACCCGGAGCGCCGGCTCTCAGGGGTGGAGCTGCTGGGCGAGGAGGAGCGCGAGCAGGTGGTGGAAGGGTGGAACGCCACCGAGGCCGAGTATCCGCGCGAGCTGTGCGTGCACCAGCTGTTCGAGGCGCAGGCGGACCGCACCCCCGCGGCCGTGGCGGTCGTGTACGCCGACGGCACCCTCACCTACGCGCAGCTCGACACGCGCGCCAACCGGCTCGCGCGTTTCCTCCGCGGCCGCGGCGTCGGTCCGGACACGTGCGTGGGCCTGTGCCTGGAGCGCGGTCCGGAAATGATGGTGGCCCTGCTGGGCATCCTCAAGGCCGGCGCCGCCTACGTGCCGCTGGACCCCGAGTATCCGGCGGATCGCCTGGCGTACATGCTGGAGAGCTCCGCCGCGCCGGTGCTGCTGACGCAGGCGTCGCTGGCGGGGCAGCTCCCCGCCTCGGCCGCCGCGGTGGTGCGGGTGGACGCGGACAAGGAGCGGATCGAGGCGGAGAGCGGGGAGCGTGTGGTTGGCGGCGCGCTGCCGGAGTCGCTGGCCTATGTCATCTACACCTCGGGTTCCACCGGGCTGCCCAAGGGCGTGGCGATGCCGCACCGGCCGCTGGTCAACCTGCTCGCCTGGCAGGAGCGCGACTGGCGCGCGCCGGTCCCCGCCGCGACGCTCCAGTTCGCCACCATCAGCTTCGACGTGTCGTTCCAGGAGATCTTTTCGGCGTGGAGCACGGGAGGACGGGTGGTGCTGATCGGGGAAGAGACGCGCTATGACCCGGCGGCGATCCTGGAGACGATCGAGCGCGAGGGGGTGGAGCGGCTGTTCATGCCGGCCGTCGCCCTGCAGAACCTGGCGGAGGTGGCGGACGCGCAGGGGCGGGCGCCGGCTGCGCTGCGGGAGGTGGTGACCGCCGGCGAGCAGCTGCGGGTAAGCGCTCCGCTGCGGCGCTGGATGGGCGTGCTGGGGGCGCCGCTGTACAACCAATACGGCCCGTCCGAGACGCACGTGGTCACCTCGCTTGCGCTGGCGGGCGACCCGGCGGAGTGGCCGCTGCTGCCGAGCATCGGGGTGCCGGTCGCCAACACGCGGTGCTACGTGCTGGACGGCCGCGGCGAGCCGGCGCCGGTGGGCGTGCCAGGGGAGCTGTACCTGGGTGGGGTGAGCCTGGCGCGCGGCTACCTGAGCCGGCCGGACCTCACGGCGGAGCGCTTCCTCCCGGACCCGCTCTCGGCAGCCGGCGGGGCGCGGCTGTACCGGACGGGGGACCGGGTGCGCTGGTTGGCCGGCGGCACGCTGGAGTTTCTGGGGCGCGTAGACGAGCAGGTCAAGGTGCGCGGCTTCCGGATCGAGCCGGGCGAGGTGGAGGCGGCGCTGGAGCGCCACCCCGAGGTGCGGGAGGCCGTGGTGGTGGTGCGGGAGGACGCGCCGGGGGAGAAGCGGCTGGTGGGCTACGTGGTGGCGGCCGAGGGGGCCGAGGCGTCACCGACGGAGCTGCGCGCGCACCTTAAGGCGAGCCTGCCGGAGTACATGGTGCCAGGGGCGTTCGTGGTACTGGAGAGGCTTCCCCTGACTCCCAGCGGAAAGGTGGCGCGGCGGGCGCTGCCGGCGCCGGAGCGGTCGTCGGCGGAGGACTTCGTGGCGCCGCGGACCCCGGCGGAGGAGATTCTGGCGGGGATCTGGGGCGAGGTGCTGCGGGTGGAGCGGGTGGGGGCGGAGGACGACTTCTTCGCACTGGGCGGGCACTCGCTGCTGGCGACGCGGGTGGTCTCCCGGGTGAGGCAGGCGTTCGGGGTGGAGCTGCCGCTGCGGGCGATCTTCGAGGCGCCCACGGTGGCCGGGCTGGCGGTGCGCATCGGCCTCCTCCAGGCCGGGGGCAAGGGGACGCAGACGCCGCCGCTGGTGAGGGTGGCCCGCGACGGGTCGCCGGCGCCGCTGTCGTTCGCGCAGCAGCGGCTGTGGTTCATCGACCGGCTGGAGCCGGGCAGCGCCGCGTACAACATGCCTTTTGCGCTGCGCCTGCGGGGCCGCTTCGACCCGGC
This genomic window contains:
- a CDS encoding DUF234 domain-containing protein gives rise to the protein MSFSKPYRGDSSTIPQDKRVCAPQGSGTRRRGAPGAGRTNRIPFAPLRVGKCWNADSRNEIDVVATGGDGVLLLGECKWGMVRPCDLETLQARPIQSRGS
- a CDS encoding DUF2254 domain-containing protein: MRIRLTKLWESVSASYWFVPTLMAVLSVVLALAMLAVDRGLGPEVLRDVGWVYTGGADGARELLATVAGSMITVAGVVLSITIVVLSLASSQLGPRILRNFMGDRPSQVVLGTFTATYLYSLVVLRTIRGDGDDFDAFVPEVSVTVGVLLAAAALGVLIYFVHHVALLIQAPHAVASVAREMDATIERMFPSSLGRPAPERDSVRDVPPRFGDEAAPVSSSGTGYLQAVDVEKLIDRARERDVLVRLLPRPGHFVFEGAELARVWPADRLDAGLAEKINEALILGPERTPTQDVEFAVRQMVEIAVRALSPGLNDPFTAVTCIDQMGARLLRLARCRFPDGFRYDDGGQLRVITNPNSFEGVMDAAFDQLRQNAGRVPAVLIRILETLAVLGAHATDERARESIRRHAVMVHRAAHAGVEEPWDLRDVDERFDAVLQALERGAEVHPG
- a CDS encoding cobalamin-binding protein, translating into MSSAIWIRRARGALLPLLTVLLAACGGGDDAARTSSAAPADSAVAVVDDAGRTVRLPRPARRVVSLIPSATETLLAIGAGDRLVGRTDFDKGPGLDSLPSVGGGMDPSLEAVLALRPELVLSWGRRGDARVRTRLEELGVPVFTVDVNDTADVFRTMRNLGVLTGRERAADSLATALRGELAEVRASVAGRSEPSVFFLVWNDPPMTAGPGTFISQLLGVAGGRNVFADVSADWPNVSLEEIVRRQPDYLVLPQGEKGGAHDVSRLRTAPGWRELRAMREGRVVTIPADLMNRPGPRLGEAARRLRDGLHPGA
- a CDS encoding M14 family zinc carboxypeptidase, whose amino-acid sequence is MHALRPSAALLGLCLTLGAAPLPAQQRAAVPAAAPSPERVLGFRPGADGRLADWAQIVDYFGRLDRASAKVRLDTIGRTALGRPMVMATITSPANMARLAEIRRSQARLADPRGVPQAEIDRVVRTQPAVVFIGASLHGNEIMATQMSMELAHDLATDPALGRALQDVVVLLVPGMNPDGLDITRDWWLRTRNTPASGAAMPWLYHHYVGHDNNRDFFMVTQPETQAVTRVLYERWFPQVVFDVHQMGNRGARFFIPPFADPLNPNVDPLIVRMTNVVGTQMALDLAEAGKTGVSHQETFDLWWHGGGRTVPARHNTVGILSEAASADYGDPIRQHPDSLRQPRTGSMYPEPWAGGEWRPRDIVEYELIAAKSLVRLMHRQREDFVRNLVALARKQVRAGEAGGPFAFVVPADQRDPGSAAELLQTLRRGGVEVHEARLPFRAGGETYSAGTRVVLMAQPFRAHAKDLLEPQRYPERRRYPGGPPEVPYDVAGWTLGMQMGVDVREVAEPFPTHSLARIDSVRVRPGTVIDPGPAYALDPRMNNTHRAVHEVVREGGRVVFLREPLAVGGGRTWPAGAPVVSGVDDLSSRLARWTGEWGVDAVGVGEPASGAEMRRLRVGLYKPWTASMDEGWTRWVFERWGVPFDTLHDAQVRAGGLNDRFDAIVIPSESYRDLMQGPRRAHPDYAGGLGQPGAAALRRFVEEGGTLVLLDRAVELGIRDLGIPVRDVNAAQDTADAARWYAPGSLLRVRWDASHPVAWGMPEESAVNYTRSPVLEVAPGTPGVTVVARYPERDILLSGYSQGEERIAGKAAVVEAQVGRGTVVMFGFRPQYRAQAHETFKPFFNALYRR
- a CDS encoding mechanosensitive ion channel family protein; amino-acid sequence: MELDLSAALAQIREIGSDVVRLLPNLAIALVAFALFFLVGRWVRRLVRRMNERRGEHHALGMVLGRLAQWAMVLVGLLVAVTILFPSFKPGDLITLLGVSGVAIGFAFKDIFQNFLAGILILLTRPFEVGDEIVVGDFEGRVEEIQTRATLIRTYEGRRVVIPNADLYTDKVTVNTAFQARRSQYDVGIGYGDDVDRAREVVLQAVCGIEGVLADPAPDVLVVALADFSVNLRVRWWSHPQRADVLQVQDRVLAAVKDRLVAEGIDLPFPTQQVLFHDQTEETDGDRSRQREGWPAGRGDVPRSAKVSAALREVAGRAGDVGSADGEPSRDGGGAGRR